Proteins from a genomic interval of Bacteroidia bacterium:
- a CDS encoding efflux RND transporter periplasmic adaptor subunit, with amino-acid sequence MYQFDKEKPISVEVDTIRLKPLSEENAFTGTFEPNKETKISVETQGKINSILVDVGDIVQQGQTLIQLDNSLLKLQLQTVQVQIEGLEDDVKRYTILTQADAVQGVQLDKAQLGLKSAKVQKATIQEQINKTTIKAPFNGVVTAKLSEVGAFAAPGVPLLQITDISTLRFTVNVSENNLAQFQNNQTYQIRTDVYPDISLSGKITMIGSKANMGNSFPVQFQVTNTKNLTIKSGMFGKVNFGESTQEKGILIPSSAIIEENGKTKVYLIKSGKAVLQTITTSRNIGNKTIVSSGLNENDIIVTNGFINLFDGANINQK; translated from the coding sequence GTGTATCAGTTTGATAAAGAAAAACCTATTTCGGTTGAAGTGGATACCATTCGTTTAAAACCTTTAAGTGAAGAAAATGCTTTTACAGGCACATTTGAACCTAACAAGGAAACTAAAATTAGTGTAGAAACACAAGGAAAAATAAACTCCATTTTAGTAGATGTAGGCGATATTGTTCAGCAAGGACAAACACTTATTCAGTTAGACAATTCATTATTGAAACTGCAACTACAAACGGTTCAAGTTCAGATTGAGGGATTGGAAGATGATGTAAAACGCTATACGATTTTAACACAAGCAGATGCTGTGCAAGGTGTACAATTGGACAAAGCACAGTTGGGTTTAAAATCTGCAAAAGTGCAAAAAGCGACTATTCAGGAGCAAATCAATAAAACCACCATCAAAGCACCTTTTAATGGTGTTGTAACAGCAAAATTAAGTGAAGTTGGTGCATTTGCAGCACCTGGAGTTCCGTTGTTGCAAATTACAGATATAAGCACTTTACGCTTTACCGTAAATGTTTCTGAAAATAATTTAGCTCAGTTCCAAAACAATCAAACTTATCAAATTAGAACTGATGTATATCCTGATATTTCTCTTTCTGGGAAAATAACAATGATTGGAAGCAAAGCCAATATGGGCAATAGTTTTCCTGTGCAGTTTCAGGTTACTAATACAAAAAACTTAACTATAAAATCGGGAATGTTTGGTAAGGTAAATTTTGGAGAAAGCACACAAGAAAAAGGCATTCTCATTCCGTCTTCTGCTATTATTGAAGAAAACGGAAAAACAAAAGTGTATCTGATAAAAAGCGGAAAAGCTGTTTTGCAAACGATAACGACATCAAGAAATATTGGCAATAAAACGATTGTATCAAGTGGATTAAATGAAAACGACATCATTGTAACAAACGGTTTTATCAATCTGTTTGACGGAGCTAACATTAATCAAAAATAA
- a CDS encoding efflux RND transporter permease subunit has translation MNITEISIKRPSLIIVLFSVFALLGIIGYKNLSYELMPDFNQPVVVIRTVYPGAEPNEVETSVSRKIEDALSNLEGVDYLVTKSLPNASIIIANLKYGTDLDKTMQDAQRYIDNIRKDLPKDILSPVMSKVSPNDLPIMSVSATSSLKPTEFYQKMKDDYLPQVQQLKGVAEITILGGEEREIQIKIDKEKLKLYKLSLVQVVEAVNRSGIDLPAGKLQTDTENNSVRLVGKFNSVNDIQNVQVTMPFQNSPVYVKDIAEVTDGIKEITSFSRFNGKAGIGLMIKKQGDANAVDVSKLIREKFHSIEKQNANTNMKFVITDDSTDNTIAAVNSVVFDLILAVILVSLVMLLFLRSFRNSLIVLVAIPTSLITAFAVMWLLGYTLNLMTLLAMSLIIGILVDDATVVLENIQRHLDMGKEKGAAAMDGRMEIGFSALSITLVDVVVFLPILFLQVFVADMLKQFSVVVITSTLTSLLVGFTLTPWLASRIGKKEDLQPSNFFNRFLLWFEKQLDKFINWYGKTLNWVLNHKLIFTGFVLLLFVGTAVMMKQGIIGKELISTGDQGKFRFVLEFDKSTSIQKNNLISEKIENYILKQPEVATIFSNVGGPSTGIGSLGVGSANKTEFTIQLKIKNDELREAGIEKVPTEQFMRKLRDDLQKDYSGINFSMMALGLIPRSAPIEITLSGSNLNQVMQSGNDLKSVIEKIPGADNVRLSVEAGSPELKVIPYKDKMQRLGLNTAYVGMNLRTAFTGNDDATLTENGTEYPVRIWLDNFSRKNEDDVKQLKIVNLMGIPIEVSQFATIERDNSPSLLERKDRQPAVTLTADALGRPSGTVADEVVAYIKYNPLPDGISMTWGSDIKRQNDSFGALGSVLMISFLLIYLIMVALYDSYIYPFVALFAIPVAAIGAFLALNLSLSNLSLFALLGLIMLMGLVTKNSILIVDFTNQLKAEGKHYKEALVTAGKERIRPILMTTLSMAIGMLPIALASGTAAEWKNGLAWVIIGGLLSSLALTVYLVPMVYDVVDSLKLKIKSEK, from the coding sequence ATGAATATTACAGAAATATCAATCAAACGCCCATCGCTGATTATCGTGCTTTTCAGTGTATTTGCCCTATTGGGAATTATCGGCTACAAAAATTTGAGCTATGAACTAATGCCCGATTTTAATCAGCCTGTTGTGGTAATTAGAACGGTTTATCCCGGTGCAGAGCCAAACGAGGTGGAAACTTCTGTTTCCCGAAAAATTGAAGATGCTCTTTCCAATTTGGAGGGTGTCGATTATTTGGTTACGAAGTCTTTGCCAAATGCTTCTATCATCATTGCCAACTTGAAATATGGAACAGATTTGGACAAAACAATGCAGGATGCTCAACGCTACATTGATAACATCCGTAAAGATTTACCCAAAGATATTTTAAGCCCTGTAATGAGCAAGGTTTCACCAAACGATTTACCAATTATGTCGGTAAGTGCGACAAGTAGTTTGAAACCTACCGAGTTTTATCAAAAAATGAAAGACGATTATTTACCACAAGTCCAACAACTAAAAGGCGTTGCGGAAATAACTATTTTGGGAGGAGAAGAAAGGGAAATTCAAATCAAAATAGATAAAGAGAAATTGAAACTCTACAAACTTTCTTTGGTTCAAGTGGTGGAAGCTGTAAACCGTTCTGGTATTGATTTACCCGCGGGAAAATTACAAACCGATACCGAAAATAATTCAGTGCGTTTGGTAGGAAAATTCAACTCCGTAAATGACATTCAAAATGTACAAGTGACAATGCCTTTTCAAAATAGTCCAGTGTATGTAAAAGATATAGCAGAAGTAACGGACGGAATTAAAGAAATTACCTCTTTTAGTCGTTTTAATGGAAAAGCAGGAATTGGTTTAATGATAAAAAAACAAGGAGATGCCAATGCCGTTGATGTGTCAAAATTAATTAGAGAAAAATTTCATTCTATTGAAAAACAAAATGCCAATACCAATATGAAATTTGTAATTACGGACGATAGCACAGACAACACCATTGCAGCTGTTAATTCAGTGGTGTTTGATTTGATTTTAGCCGTGATTTTAGTGTCCTTGGTAATGTTACTTTTCTTACGAAGTTTCAGAAATTCACTGATTGTTTTGGTTGCCATTCCTACTTCCTTAATTACCGCCTTTGCTGTAATGTGGTTGTTGGGTTATACTTTAAACTTGATGACTTTACTCGCTATGTCTTTAATCATCGGTATTTTGGTGGACGATGCAACTGTGGTTTTAGAAAACATCCAACGCCATTTGGATATGGGCAAAGAAAAAGGAGCAGCAGCAATGGACGGACGAATGGAGATCGGATTTTCTGCACTGTCTATTACCTTGGTTGATGTCGTGGTGTTTTTGCCAATTTTATTTTTACAGGTTTTTGTTGCCGATATGCTCAAACAGTTTTCTGTTGTGGTTATCACTTCAACACTTACGAGTTTATTGGTAGGTTTTACTTTAACACCTTGGTTGGCTTCACGCATCGGAAAAAAAGAAGATTTACAACCAAGCAATTTCTTTAATCGTTTCTTGCTTTGGTTTGAAAAACAGTTGGATAAATTCATCAATTGGTACGGGAAAACATTGAATTGGGTTTTAAATCACAAATTGATTTTCACAGGATTTGTTTTGCTTTTGTTTGTTGGAACAGCAGTAATGATGAAACAGGGAATTATCGGAAAAGAACTAATTTCAACTGGCGACCAAGGAAAATTTAGATTTGTATTAGAGTTTGATAAAAGCACTTCCATTCAAAAAAATAATTTGATTTCCGAGAAAATTGAAAATTATATTTTGAAACAACCCGAAGTTGCAACTATTTTCAGCAATGTAGGTGGACCAAGTACAGGTATTGGGAGTTTGGGAGTTGGCTCTGCTAATAAAACTGAATTTACAATTCAATTAAAAATTAAAAATGACGAATTACGAGAGGCAGGAATTGAGAAAGTTCCGACAGAACAATTCATGCGGAAATTGAGAGATGATTTACAGAAAGATTATTCTGGCATCAATTTTTCAATGATGGCTTTAGGCTTAATTCCTCGTTCTGCACCAATAGAAATTACATTAAGCGGAAGCAACTTAAATCAGGTAATGCAATCAGGCAATGATTTAAAATCAGTTATTGAAAAAATTCCCGGTGCAGATAATGTTCGTTTGTCTGTGGAAGCAGGAAGTCCTGAATTAAAAGTAATTCCCTACAAAGATAAAATGCAACGATTAGGTTTAAACACTGCTTATGTAGGAATGAATTTGCGTACTGCTTTTACTGGTAATGATGATGCTACCTTAACCGAAAACGGAACAGAATATCCTGTAAGGATTTGGTTGGATAATTTTAGTCGTAAAAATGAAGACGATGTAAAACAACTCAAAATTGTAAATCTAATGGGCATTCCAATTGAAGTTTCACAATTTGCCACTATTGAACGAGATAATTCACCCTCGCTTTTAGAGCGAAAAGACCGCCAACCGGCTGTAACATTAACTGCCGATGCATTGGGAAGACCGTCGGGAACAGTTGCTGATGAAGTAGTGGCTTACATCAAATACAATCCATTACCTGACGGGATTTCAATGACTTGGGGAAGTGACATCAAACGACAAAACGATAGTTTCGGGGCATTGGGTTCGGTATTGATGATTTCATTCTTACTGATTTATTTAATTATGGTGGCATTATACGACAGTTACATTTATCCGTTTGTGGCATTATTCGCCATTCCTGTTGCAGCAATCGGGGCATTTTTAGCATTGAATTTATCGTTGAGCAATTTAAGTTTATTCGCTTTGCTTGGATTGATTATGTTAATGGGATTAGTAACAAAAAATTCCATTTTAATTGTGGACTTTACCAACCAACTGAAAGCAGAAGGCAAACATTACAAAGAAGCATTGGTTACAGCAGGAAAAGAACGAATTCGACCAATTTTGATGACAACTTTATCCATGGCAATCGGAATGTTACCCATCGCCTTAGCCAGCGGAACAGCAGCCGAATGGAAAAACGGTTTGGCGTGGGTAATTATCGGAGGTTTGCTTTCTTCATTGGCATTGACGGTTTATTTAGTACCGATGGTTTATGATGTGGTAGACTCTCTGAAATTAAAAATTAAAAGTGAAAAGTGA
- a CDS encoding phosphoglycerate kinase produces the protein MKFIEQGEFSRQVALVRVDFNVPLNEKFEITDDKRIRESIPTIKYILDAGGAVVLMSHLGRPKKGYEEKFSLKHLLSHLSKLLSREVQFAPDCLGQETKIMAAKLLTGQVLLLENLRFYPEEEKGDVEFAKKLASYGSIYVNDAFGTAHRAHASTTIIAQFFEKKYAGLLMATEIKNADKIVKKINRPFTAIIGGAKVSDKIHLIENLIEKVDTLIIGGGMTYTFLKAKGKNIGKSLCEEDKLDIARNIMKKAKEKGINFILPVDSIVAESFSNDTIYKAESNDYLPTGWMGLDIGPISIENARKYIVPSRTILWNGPMGVFEFDNFAKGTYDIAKAVSEATFKGAFSLVGGGDSAAALEKANLTEQVTYISTGGGALLEYLEGKILPGIAALGD, from the coding sequence ATGAAATTCATAGAACAAGGAGAATTTTCACGTCAAGTAGCGTTAGTTCGTGTTGATTTTAACGTACCGTTGAACGAAAAGTTTGAGATAACTGACGACAAGCGTATCCGTGAATCAATCCCCACCATTAAATACATTTTGGATGCCGGCGGTGCCGTTGTCTTGATGTCCCACCTCGGCAGACCTAAAAAAGGATATGAAGAAAAGTTCTCTCTAAAACACCTTTTGTCGCATCTTAGTAAATTGCTTTCTCGGGAAGTGCAGTTTGCACCGGATTGTTTAGGCCAAGAGACCAAAATAATGGCGGCAAAACTGCTTACAGGGCAAGTACTTTTGTTGGAAAACTTACGTTTCTATCCCGAAGAAGAAAAGGGAGACGTTGAGTTTGCTAAGAAGTTGGCAAGCTATGGCTCTATTTATGTAAACGATGCCTTTGGTACAGCACACCGTGCCCATGCCTCTACAACGATTATAGCCCAGTTTTTTGAAAAGAAATATGCAGGGCTGCTGATGGCTACTGAAATTAAAAATGCAGATAAAATCGTCAAAAAAATAAACCGCCCTTTTACCGCAATTATTGGAGGCGCAAAAGTCTCTGATAAAATCCACCTGATTGAAAACTTAATTGAAAAAGTGGATACCTTAATTATAGGCGGAGGGATGACTTATACATTTTTAAAAGCCAAAGGTAAAAATATCGGAAAATCTCTTTGTGAAGAAGACAAATTAGATATTGCTCGCAATATCATGAAAAAAGCAAAGGAAAAAGGTATTAACTTTATTCTTCCTGTAGATTCTATTGTAGCCGAATCATTTTCCAATGATACTATTTACAAAGCCGAAAGTAATGATTACTTACCCACAGGTTGGATGGGCTTAGATATAGGTCCGATTTCTATAGAAAATGCTCGCAAATACATCGTTCCTTCCAGAACCATCCTTTGGAATGGTCCAATGGGTGTGTTTGAGTTTGATAATTTTGCTAAGGGCACATACGATATTGCTAAGGCAGTTTCGGAGGCCACTTTTAAGGGAGCTTTTTCATTAGTTGGTGGAGGAGATTCTGCTGCAGCTTTGGAAAAAGCAAATCTCACAGAGCAAGTTACTTATATATCTACCGGTGGTGGTGCTTTGTTAGAGTATTTAGAGGGAAAAATACTGCCTGGAATAGCCGCGTTAGGAGATTAA
- the gap gene encoding type I glyceraldehyde-3-phosphate dehydrogenase → MSSIKVGINGFGRIGRLALRALLSQSNVEVLKINDLTDNKTLAHLFKYDSVHGRFNGSVTYDAETLTIGGKTIIASSEKDPANLGWGDLGVDVVIESTGRFTDAEKAKAHLKAGAKKVIISAPATGPVDATIVLGVNDKDLLPSHSIISNASCTTNCLAPMAKVLDDAFGIERGYMTTIHAYTADQNLQDAPHKDLRRARAAAYSIVPTSTGAAKAVGLVLPQLNGKLDGVAMRVPIPDGSLTDLTVQLKREVTAAEINAAMKAAAEGPLKGILEYNEDPIVSIDIVGNPHSCIFDSKSTLSMGSLVKVVGWYDNEWGYSCRVADLVERMAR, encoded by the coding sequence ATGTCAAGTATTAAAGTTGGGATCAATGGTTTTGGGCGTATTGGTCGTTTAGCCTTACGGGCTTTGCTCAGTCAGTCAAACGTAGAAGTTTTGAAGATAAACGACTTAACAGATAATAAAACGTTAGCACACTTGTTTAAATACGATTCCGTTCACGGGCGTTTTAACGGTTCTGTAACATACGATGCAGAAACACTAACAATTGGCGGCAAAACAATTATCGCGAGTTCAGAGAAAGACCCAGCAAATTTAGGCTGGGGAGATTTAGGCGTTGATGTTGTAATAGAGTCAACAGGTAGATTTACGGATGCAGAAAAGGCAAAAGCCCATTTGAAAGCAGGTGCCAAGAAAGTAATCATATCTGCCCCTGCTACTGGCCCCGTAGATGCAACAATTGTTCTTGGGGTTAATGATAAAGACTTACTACCCTCGCACTCCATTATATCAAATGCTTCTTGTACCACAAACTGCCTTGCTCCAATGGCAAAAGTATTAGATGATGCATTTGGGATAGAGCGTGGTTATATGACCACAATTCATGCATATACCGCAGATCAGAATCTGCAAGATGCACCACATAAGGATTTGCGTAGAGCACGGGCAGCAGCTTACAGCATTGTACCAACTTCTACCGGTGCAGCTAAGGCTGTGGGATTAGTGCTTCCGCAGTTAAATGGAAAACTTGACGGAGTAGCGATGCGCGTTCCTATACCGGACGGCTCTCTTACCGACCTTACCGTTCAACTGAAACGTGAAGTTACTGCTGCCGAAATTAACGCAGCAATGAAAGCTGCCGCAGAAGGTCCACTAAAAGGAATCTTAGAATATAACGAAGACCCAATAGTATCCATAGACATCGTAGGAAACCCACATTCCTGCATATTTGATTCAAAATCAACGCTTTCAATGGGGTCGTTGGTAAAAGTGGTAGGTTGGTATGATAACGAGTGGGGCTATTCCTGCCGCGTTGCAGACTTAGTAGAACGCATGGCTCGCTAG
- the gyrA gene encoding DNA gyrase subunit A, with product MSNSDKIILRTIEEEMRTAYIDYSMSVIVSRALPDVRDGLKPVHRRVLYGMSELGLASNRPHKKSARIVGEVLGKYHPHGDSAVYDTMVRMAQEWSLRYPLVDGQGNFGSIDGDSPAAMRYTEARLRRIAEELLEDINKNTVDFRPNFDDSLTEPIVLPARVPNLLINGSSGIAVGMATNMPPHNLREVVQGIIAYIDNRDITIEELMKFVKAPDFPTGGIIYGYEGVRQAFLTGRGKVITRARANIETQKNGRERIIITEIPYQVNKASLVEKIADLVGDKKIEGIAEIRDESDRDGLRVVIDIKRDGNPQVVLNNLYKQTALQTTFGVNNIALVANRPMVLNLKDQIHYFVEHRHEVIVRRTTYDLEQARARAHILEGLIIALDNLDAVIRLIREARTPEIAREGLITNFSLSEIQAKAILDMRLQRLTGLEMDKIRAEYQEVMRLIAYYMEVLANEPLRMKIIKDELAEVSQKYGDERRTEIVYSAEDFRVEDMIADEDVVITISHQGYIKRTPVANYRKQGRGGTGAVGATTKEEDFLEHLFIASTHHYMLFFTEKGNCFWLKVFEIPESGKTTKGRPIQNLISIAKDDKIKAFINVKSLEDPEELQKYSVVMCTKRGVIKKSPLEAYSRPRSSGIIAININEGDELIEAKLTENQSYIILASRNGRAIRFEEDAVRDMGRQATGVRGITLDESDPNDEVIGMVVVKHKDTNLLVVSEKGYGKKSHVEEYRITNRGGKGVITMNINEKTGKLIAIKEVTDANDLMIITRSGITLRIAVKEIRETGRNAMGVRLIRLKDDSEIAAVAKLAESNENTDKENTTLFQEDTE from the coding sequence ATGTCAAATAGCGACAAAATCATACTTAGAACCATAGAGGAAGAAATGCGGACGGCTTACATTGATTACTCAATGTCAGTTATCGTATCCCGCGCATTACCGGATGTTCGAGACGGGTTAAAGCCCGTTCATCGGCGTGTGTTATACGGAATGTCCGAATTAGGTTTAGCCAGCAATCGTCCACACAAAAAATCAGCACGTATTGTCGGGGAAGTATTGGGAAAATATCACCCGCACGGAGACAGCGCAGTTTATGATACTATGGTGCGAATGGCACAAGAATGGTCGCTACGTTACCCATTGGTAGATGGGCAGGGTAACTTTGGCTCTATAGACGGAGATAGCCCCGCAGCTATGCGCTACACCGAAGCCAGATTGCGCAGGATAGCCGAAGAACTTCTGGAAGACATTAACAAAAATACCGTTGATTTCCGCCCAAACTTTGACGATTCCTTGACAGAACCGATAGTTCTTCCGGCCAGAGTCCCAAACCTACTAATAAATGGCAGCAGCGGTATTGCCGTAGGAATGGCTACCAATATGCCCCCTCATAACCTAAGAGAAGTCGTTCAGGGAATTATTGCTTATATAGATAACCGAGACATAACCATAGAAGAATTGATGAAATTCGTTAAAGCCCCTGATTTTCCAACAGGGGGCATTATCTATGGTTATGAAGGAGTGCGCCAAGCTTTTTTAACCGGAAGAGGAAAAGTTATCACACGCGCACGAGCCAACATCGAAACCCAAAAAAATGGCCGTGAACGTATCATTATCACTGAAATCCCATATCAAGTAAACAAAGCTTCTCTCGTAGAAAAAATTGCAGACCTCGTAGGCGATAAAAAAATAGAAGGTATCGCTGAAATCAGAGACGAATCTGATAGAGACGGATTACGGGTCGTGATTGACATTAAAAGAGACGGAAACCCGCAAGTAGTTCTTAATAATTTATACAAACAAACAGCTTTACAAACAACATTTGGCGTAAATAATATCGCGCTGGTCGCAAATCGCCCAATGGTTTTGAACCTAAAAGATCAAATTCATTACTTTGTAGAACACCGTCATGAGGTTATTGTCCGAAGAACCACCTACGATTTAGAGCAGGCCAGAGCCAGAGCACATATTTTGGAAGGGCTAATTATCGCCTTAGATAACTTAGATGCCGTAATTCGCTTGATTCGCGAAGCCAGAACTCCCGAAATCGCCAGAGAAGGTTTGATAACGAACTTCTCGCTGTCCGAAATCCAAGCAAAAGCTATTTTGGATATGCGCTTACAGAGACTTACCGGCCTCGAAATGGATAAAATACGAGCAGAATACCAAGAAGTAATGCGCCTCATCGCATACTATATGGAGGTTCTGGCAAATGAGCCACTGCGTATGAAAATTATCAAAGATGAATTAGCCGAAGTATCTCAAAAATATGGCGATGAAAGACGCACAGAGATAGTTTATTCTGCCGAAGATTTTCGCGTAGAAGACATGATAGCAGACGAAGACGTTGTAATCACCATTTCCCACCAAGGTTACATCAAACGGACGCCGGTAGCAAACTACCGTAAACAAGGGCGAGGCGGAACGGGTGCCGTAGGCGCAACGACCAAAGAAGAAGACTTCTTGGAACACCTATTTATTGCAAGCACCCACCACTATATGCTGTTCTTCACCGAAAAAGGAAACTGCTTCTGGCTAAAAGTATTTGAGATACCCGAAAGCGGCAAAACAACCAAAGGAAGACCCATACAAAACCTGATTTCGATTGCTAAGGACGATAAAATAAAAGCATTTATTAATGTAAAATCGCTTGAAGATCCGGAGGAATTACAAAAATATTCCGTAGTGATGTGCACCAAAAGAGGAGTAATCAAAAAAAGCCCCTTAGAAGCTTATAGCAGACCACGATCTTCCGGCATTATCGCTATCAATATTAATGAAGGCGATGAATTAATAGAGGCAAAATTAACTGAGAATCAATCTTATATAATCTTAGCAAGCCGAAATGGACGTGCTATTCGTTTTGAAGAAGACGCTGTTCGGGATATGGGCAGGCAGGCAACGGGTGTTCGGGGTATTACCTTAGATGAAAGCGACCCGAATGACGAAGTAATCGGAATGGTTGTGGTAAAACACAAGGACACAAATCTGCTGGTAGTCTCAGAAAAAGGCTATGGCAAAAAAAGCCACGTAGAAGAATACCGCATTACCAATAGAGGCGGAAAAGGCGTTATTACCATGAATATTAATGAAAAAACAGGGAAATTAATTGCTATCAAGGAAGTTACTGATGCTAATGACTTGATGATAATTACCCGTTCTGGGATAACTCTTAGAATAGCCGTAAAAGAAATCCGAGAAACCGGCCGAAATGCTATGGGAGTCCGCCTAATTCGCCTGAAAGATGATAGCGAAATAGCAGCCGTAGCTAAACTCGCTGAATCCAATGAAAATACAGACAAAGAAAATACTACCTTGTTTCAGGAAGACACAGAATAA